Sequence from the Desulfovibrio oxyclinae DSM 11498 genome:
AGAGGCCCGAGATCTGCTCGGCCTGTTGCGGGAGCGCTCCCGGCAGACGCACGACATGAGTCTGCTTTCGTTGCGGACCGGCCTGCGGTCCACGGAAATTTTCACCATCCTTGGCCGTGGCGTGCGCCCGGAAGAGGGCATCATCCGATTTACCGACAAGCAAGGCAATCCTGCCCACGTTCACGCTCCGGTCGATGTGCTGGAGATGCTCGCCGGATACGAGCGCAGGGCAGGGGAGCACGTCTTTCAGTCGCGCCGGGGCGGGCCGATCCGCCACGGCATCAGCGCGGTGTTCCAGCGTTGCGTGGACGAACTCGGTCTCAACGACGACGCGGACGCCCGTTCCCCGGAACGCGTCACGTTTCATACGTGGCGGCACACCTTCGCAAGCTGGCTGGCCCAGTCGGGTGAGGTCACGCTGCAGGAGCTCAAGGAGATGCTGCGGCATGAGCGCATCGAAATGACGCTGCGCTATGCGCACCTGATCCCGGGCCACCAAAGCGACCGTCTGTCCATCATCGAGAAAGCGCTGCATCAATCTGCCCGCTGATCTCGTGTCTGGACCCGATGGCGGCGCAGATACTGCTCTATGTCCGAGCGCCGGTACCGCACTCCCATGCCCGGCGCTTTGGAGTATTGAGGCCCGGCGCCTTTGTTGCGCAGGTCGGCCAGCGTTTGACGTGAGACACCGAATTCGGTCTCGACTTCCTTGGCGGAGAGCCATTCGCGGCGACTGTCCAGTCCTGCGGGTTCGTACACGCCGTCCGGGTCGTCCACGACAACGGAGAAGTGGAGCCGCTCGCCTAAATCAGGCAGCAACAGCCTGCCGATGCCATCAAGAACGGATCGCAGGGCTTCGGTGCGATTTTCGCGAACTTCATGCACCTGCAGTGTGCCGCCATCCACCACCACGCCGTTTTCGGCGATCCTGATTACGATCTGCTTTTGCATGCCTATTTCCTTCCTGCCGGCCGATAGGCCGTGCGTGTTTCCTTGATATCGATTTTGGTCTGGATCAATCCGGAGCCCTGGCAGCTCACACAGTGGCAGTCTTCGTCCTCAAAACAGTCCCGATCACTGCCCGTTCCGCCACACTCCGGACACACCTCGACCCAGTATCCGGTCCCGCCGACCTTCTGCTGGTTGAGAATTCTGTCCGCCAACCGCTTGCGATTCTTGAAACCATTCAGCAGCACGACACCCCTCCTCTACGCGGCCACAAGCTGCCGATATTCGCGGGCCACGGCCTCGCCCTCGTCGGATGCGACCATGTCCTCATAATCTGGGTCAAAATGCCTGTAGAGCGTCGCCAGCATGCCTTCCAGATCCGCGAACTCCTGCCGCGCCTTTGCGGCCTTGGCCGGGATCTCCGCACGCTGCTCCGCGACCAGTGCCAACCCGATCGCGACGAATGCGGCTTGCGAATGTCCGCCGCCCTCGTCCACCCATGCGGAGTTGAGTTTGTCGGCAGCTCTGGCGAAACAGGCTTGATCGCTTCTGGTCGGCTGGCCGAGAGCTTCAATCATCGCCGTGACCCGCCGTTCGATCCGGCGCAACGACTCGCGAGTCTTCTTTTCGAAGCACTGGCGATGC
This genomic interval carries:
- a CDS encoding helix-turn-helix transcriptional regulator, which codes for MQKQIVIRIAENGVVVDGGTLQVHEVRENRTEALRSVLDGIGRLLLPDLGERLHFSVVVDDPDGVYEPAGLDSRREWLSAKEVETEFGVSRQTLADLRNKGAGPQYSKAPGMGVRYRRSDIEQYLRRHRVQTRDQRAD